From the Dunckerocampus dactyliophorus isolate RoL2022-P2 chromosome 12, RoL_Ddac_1.1, whole genome shotgun sequence genome, one window contains:
- the zgc:85932 gene encoding calpain-9 has translation MNKSPSVSSEGSLPPPPDDDDDDSSSACSDELLGSQSRRWLADLLTGEDPASNYAANGDVTLGRDGLFVDFHFPLGELEMKTGVKWKRPTELCTSPQFTVDGASRLDVRQGKLSDCWLLSAIASLAVHPALLEKVVPLGQTFQDGYNGCFVFRFWQYGQWEDVRIDDLLPTSHNDLIFLSSPEKHEFWSSLLEKAYAKLKGGYRALDMGFPHEAMVDMTGGVAEVLSVALLPRDLPAFIRQLLAKGALINCANTLGPLESRNELGIMFRHAYSLTAVEKVQTTYGPVDLVRILNPWGNTEWEGPWSDLRGPEWNTVSPEEQQRLDRVRREDGEFWMSVSDFRQNFVTMEVCHLTDLCEPASASVQPWACALHHGTWVPRVSAGGPPQGGWFWQNPQFDFVLSQMDYGSDDSPNSCFFILALMQKYHRRRGITLSIALHIYPAPHKDKHLSPQDLSGLRPALCSSHYSSRREVVLRGTLPPGRYVIIPSTAEPNQQGSFLLRVLTERVAAASPAQRSVTRDLSSVKAPHFPHQAALPSPKSMKLLFKKHCNKRGFCKPHHLHSLLTETIQGGVLAGSEKYLALEHCKSLVVLMDSQGIAQLNWQGFQSLWDKIRMWTDIFMVYDKNKTQHLEYEEVGPALKAAGIVVDDLIMQLVGLRYTEPDMTISYPGFLYLVMKLESMIHKFHAYDMVGMGSISLNYRQWLHMTIYN, from the exons ATGAACAAGTCTCCGAGTGTGTCCTCCGAGGGCTCCCTCCCTCCTCCGCcggacgacgacgacgacgactccAGCTCGGCTTGTTCCGACGAGCTGCTGGGCTCTCAGTCGCGCCGCTGGCTGGCCGACCTGCTGACGGGGGAAGATCCTGCAAGCAACTACGCAGCCAACGGGGACGTGACCCTGGGCCGCGACGGACTCTTCGTGGACTTCCACTTCCCTCTGGGGGAGCTGGAGATGAAGACTGGGGTGAAGTGGAAAAGACCAACG gagTTGTGCACATCACCGCAGTTTACCGTCGATGGAGCGTCACGCCTGGACGTCCGCCAGGGAAAGCTCA GCGACTGCTGGTTGCTCTCGGCCATTGCATCTCTGGCCGTGCACCCAGCTCTGCTGGAGAAGGTGGTACCTCTGGGTCAGACCTTCCAGGACGGATACAACGGCTGCTTCGTCTTCAGG TTCTGGCAATACGGTCAGTGGGAGGACGTCCGCATCGATGACCTGCTGCCCACCAGCCACAACGACCTGATCTTCCTCAGCTCACCAGAGAAGCACGAGTTCTGGAGCTCTCTGCTGGAGAAGGCCTACGCCAA GCTGAAGGGAGGCTATCGAGCTCTGGACATGGGTTTCCCACATGAGGCCATGGTGGACATGACCGGGGGTGTGGCCGAGGTTTTAAGTGTGGCTTTGCTGCCCAGAGACCTTCCAGCGTTCATCAGGCAGCTGCTGGCCAAGGGAGCGCTCATCAACTGCGCCAACACCCTG GGTCCTTTGGAAAGCAGGAATGAGCTGGGAATCATGTTCAGACACGCCTACTCGCTGACGGCGGTCGAGAAG GTGCAGACCACATATGGACCAGTGGACCTGGTGCGCATCCTCAACCCATGGGGTAACACCGAGTGGGAGGGACCGTGGAGTGACCTACGCGG TCCAGAGTGGAACACAGTGAGCCCTGAGGAGCAACAGAGACTGGACCGAGTCCGACGGGAGGATGGAGAGTTCTG GATGTCTGTGTCAGACTTCCGTCAGAACTTTGTCACCATGGAGGTCTGTCACCTCACTGACCTCTGCGAGCCGGCAAGCGCCAGCGTGCAGCCGTGGGCGTGTGCACTGCACCATGGGACTTGGGTGCCACGTGTGTCGGCGGGGGGCCCTCCTCAAGGGG gttGGTTCTGGCAGAATCCACAGTTTGACTTTGTCCTCTCTCAAATGGACTACGGCTCAGATGACTCTCCAAATTCCTGCTTTTTCATCTTGGCTCTGATGCAAAAGTATCATAGACGCAGAGGAATCACCCTGTCCATTGCGCTGCACATATACCCG GCGCCTCACAAGGACAAGCACCTGTCCCCTCAGGACCTCAGCGGCCTCCGGCCGGCGCTCTGCAGCAGCCATTACTCCTCGCGGCGGGAGGTGGTCCTGCGAGGCACCTTGCCGCCGGGTCGCTACGTCATCATCCCGTCCACCGCAGAGCCCAATCAGCAAGGTTCCTTTCTCCTGAGGGTGCTGACAGAGCGAGTCGCCGCCGCCAG CCCAGCCCAACGCTCGGTAACACGTGACCTGTCTTCAGTAAAAGCG CCTCATTTTCCTCACCAGGCAGCTCTCCCTTCACCGAAGTCCATGAAACTGCTCTTCAAGAAACACTGCAACAAG AGAGGATTCTGTAAACCCCATCACCTTCATAGCCTGCTGACAGAGACCATCCAGGGAGGAG TGTTGGCGGGCAGTGAGAAGTACCTGGCCCTGGAACACTGCAAGAGCTTGGTGGTCCTCATGGAT AGCCAAGGCATCGCGCAGCTAAACTGGCAGGGGTTCCAGAGCCTCTGGGACAAGATCCGGATGTGGACG GACATCTTTATGGTGTATGACAAGAACAAAACTCAACATCTGGAGTATGAAGAGGTGGGCCCCGCCCTGAAGGCTGCAG GCATCGTAGTGGATGATCTCATCATGCAGCTGGTCGGCCTGAGATACACGGAGCCCGACATGACCATCAGCTACCCCGGCTTCCTGTACCTCGTCATGAAGCTGGAGAGCATGATCC